One Campylobacter concisus DNA segment encodes these proteins:
- a CDS encoding pirin family protein yields MRNVSKVYNPKSSHWVGDGFLAYPLFTHMDEVDKGTNPFLMLDYAAPQYFEPNNGQPRGVGEHPHKGFETVTIAYAGEVEHRDSTGGGGVIKQGDVQWMTAGAGVTHQEFHSKEFSQKGGLFEMVQLWVNLPKAHKNTQPKYQHLPKERIPVVSMGDGEARIIAGEYENTRGAASTFTPLNVWDISIKEDGKITLDLPASHNLSLVILRGNVIINNSQKASETQLVRFENASGAVIIKAMGGEAKILLLSGEPIDEPVVGYGPFVMNTKEEVNQAIDDYRRGEFGQIPVEN; encoded by the coding sequence ATGAGAAATGTTAGCAAGGTTTACAATCCAAAAAGCTCGCACTGGGTGGGTGATGGATTTTTAGCATATCCGCTTTTTACACATATGGATGAAGTTGATAAAGGAACGAATCCTTTTTTGATGCTTGATTATGCAGCACCGCAGTATTTTGAGCCAAACAATGGACAACCTCGTGGCGTTGGCGAGCATCCGCACAAAGGTTTTGAGACAGTAACTATCGCTTATGCTGGTGAGGTTGAGCATAGAGACTCAACAGGTGGTGGTGGCGTCATAAAGCAAGGTGACGTGCAGTGGATGACAGCTGGTGCAGGAGTAACTCATCAAGAATTTCACTCAAAAGAATTTAGTCAAAAAGGTGGGCTTTTTGAGATGGTGCAGCTTTGGGTAAATTTACCAAAAGCACATAAAAATACGCAGCCTAAGTATCAGCACCTACCAAAAGAGCGTATCCCAGTGGTTAGTATGGGAGACGGTGAAGCTAGGATAATAGCTGGTGAGTATGAGAACACAAGGGGTGCTGCAAGCACATTTACGCCACTAAATGTCTGGGATATAAGCATAAAAGAAGATGGTAAGATAACGCTAGACTTACCAGCAAGCCACAATCTAAGCTTGGTCATCTTGCGTGGCAATGTGATAATAAATAACTCACAAAAAGCAAGTGAAACACAACTAGTAAGGTTTGAAAACGCTAGCGGTGCAGTAATCATAAAAGCTATGGGTGGTGAGGCAAAGATACTACTTCTCTCAGGTGAGCCGATAGATGAGCCAGTAGTAGGATATGGACCGTTTGTGATGAATACAAAAGAGGAGGTTAATCAAGCAATTGATGATTATCGCAGAGGAGAATTTGGGCAGATACCGGTGGAAAACTAA
- a CDS encoding phosphatidate cytidylyltransferase, which translates to MQSRIITGVLMFVAILVVFFIDNYILNFILLGAVLYFAFNESLKLYNIDHKQLVFAALAFYVLTYFTNPIFIAILAIMLVASILAHIKSENLKLVAPFVYPTTPIFMIWMLYSEYGVGYLVWLILSVVASDSGAFFVGKMFGKHPFSPSSPNKTIEGAAGGVAIGTVIGCIVGNFVTEGFFQILFSSFLVCVFAVWGDLFESYLKRLCGIKDSGSLFPGHGGMLDRIDGYLFGVVALLWSLSW; encoded by the coding sequence ATGCAATCTCGCATAATCACTGGCGTTTTGATGTTTGTTGCTATTTTGGTAGTTTTTTTTATTGATAATTATATTTTAAATTTTATCTTGCTCGGCGCTGTGCTTTATTTTGCATTTAATGAGTCGCTCAAACTTTATAATATCGATCACAAACAGCTAGTTTTTGCCGCACTTGCTTTTTACGTGCTTACATATTTTACAAATCCAATATTCATAGCGATCCTTGCTATCATGCTGGTTGCTTCGATCCTAGCTCACATAAAAAGTGAAAATTTAAAACTAGTCGCACCTTTTGTCTATCCAACCACGCCGATCTTTATGATATGGATGCTTTACTCAGAGTATGGCGTAGGCTATCTTGTATGGCTTATTTTAAGCGTAGTTGCAAGCGATAGTGGTGCATTTTTTGTTGGTAAAATGTTTGGCAAACATCCATTTAGCCCAAGCTCACCAAACAAAACAATAGAGGGTGCAGCAGGCGGTGTGGCGATAGGCACTGTGATTGGCTGCATTGTTGGAAATTTTGTAACTGAAGGATTTTTCCAAATTTTATTCTCAAGCTTTTTAGTCTGCGTCTTTGCAGTTTGGGGAGATCTGTTTGAGAGCTACCTAAAAAGACTTTGCGGCATCAAAGATAGTGGTTCACTCTTCCCAGGACACGGAGGCATGCTTGATAGGATAGATGGTTATTTATTTGGCGTAGTCGCCCTACTTTGGTCGCTCTCGTGGTAA
- the dxr gene encoding 1-deoxy-D-xylulose-5-phosphate reductoisomerase — protein MVALVVILGSTGSIGKNALNLCEKFGVEVEALSCAKNVDLLNEQILKFKPKFVCVGDEKLAKNVKNIETKNIFFGEAGLLQMLEISSSKKVINALVGFAGLAPSLKTQTLGKRLALANKESLVVGGKFLKTREILPIDSEHFGLKFLLENKTAPKRLIITASGGAFYKKPIKFLKDATPSDALKHPNWDMGAKITIDSATMANKLFEVMEAYWLYGIKEIEAVIEPTSAIHAVVEFIDGSSTMHLSRPDMKLAIAHAMFESINENIVSHANLLDLKNIKFHKISLKKYPIFSLKDKVLANPDLGVVINAANEVGVFSFLEKKCSFLDISRLVLSSVKNFRNIKISNIDEIFEADKEVRNYAKRMLNAKV, from the coding sequence TTGGTCGCTCTCGTGGTAATACTTGGCTCAACTGGCTCAATCGGCAAAAACGCCCTTAATCTTTGCGAAAAATTTGGCGTAGAGGTTGAGGCGTTAAGCTGCGCTAAAAATGTAGATTTACTAAATGAGCAAATTTTAAAATTTAAACCAAAATTTGTCTGCGTAGGCGATGAAAAGCTAGCTAAAAACGTAAAAAATATAGAAACTAAAAATATCTTTTTTGGCGAGGCTGGACTGCTACAAATGCTAGAAATTTCAAGCTCAAAAAAGGTAATAAACGCCCTTGTTGGCTTTGCTGGCCTTGCTCCTAGTTTAAAGACGCAAACTCTTGGCAAAAGGCTTGCCCTTGCAAACAAAGAGAGTCTTGTTGTTGGCGGCAAATTTCTAAAGACTAGAGAAATTTTGCCGATTGATAGCGAGCATTTTGGGCTTAAATTTCTACTTGAAAACAAAACTGCACCAAAAAGACTCATCATCACAGCAAGTGGCGGCGCATTTTATAAAAAGCCGATCAAATTTCTAAAAGACGCCACGCCAAGTGATGCGCTAAAGCATCCAAACTGGGATATGGGCGCAAAGATAACGATTGATAGTGCGACGATGGCAAATAAGCTTTTTGAGGTGATGGAGGCTTACTGGCTTTATGGCATCAAAGAGATCGAAGCTGTGATAGAGCCAACTTCTGCGATACATGCCGTAGTTGAATTTATAGATGGCTCAAGCACGATGCACCTCTCGCGACCTGACATGAAGCTAGCTATCGCTCATGCTATGTTTGAAAGTATCAATGAAAATATCGTTTCACATGCAAATTTACTTGATCTAAAAAATATAAAATTTCATAAAATTAGCCTTAAAAAATATCCCATTTTTTCGCTAAAAGATAAAGTCCTGGCAAACCCTGATCTAGGTGTAGTGATAAATGCTGCAAATGAGGTTGGAGTATTTAGTTTTTTAGAGAAAAAATGCTCGTTTTTGGATATCTCAAGGCTCGTTTTAAGCTCTGTTAAAAATTTTAGAAATATTAAAATTTCAAATATTGATGAAATTTTTGAAGCTGATAAAGAAGTTAGAAATTACGCAAAAAGGATGTTAAATGCAAAGGTATGA
- a CDS encoding uracil-xanthine permease family protein, with protein sequence MQRYEGYKFDPKQSLIGVQFLFVAFGALVLVPILTGLDANVALFTAGLGTLLFQLVTRKNVPPIFLASSFAFIAPLQYGIEKWGIAVTMGGVIFAGFFYVALSLVVRFGGEKILHKILPPVVVGPVIMTIGLILAPNAVKMATSATEIYTQNEAMIVAGISLVATILVMMLGRGMFRLIPILLGIITGYIVAYCFGMVDFTPIFNAPWFRMPNFTTPKFEFEAIIYMIPIAIAPAIEHIGDMLAISNVTKEDFLKNPGLKNTLLGDGLATSLAAFFGGPPNTTYSEVTGAVSLTKAYNPAIMTFAAITAIVLAFVGKLGAVLSTIPAPVIGGIMLLLFGIIASVGMETLIKNKVDLADPRNMIIVALIFIFAIGGMVLDLGAVKFSGIGLGAVTGIVLNLLLPKTKHYEGY encoded by the coding sequence ATGCAAAGGTATGAGGGTTATAAATTTGATCCCAAGCAAAGCTTAATCGGCGTTCAGTTTTTATTTGTCGCCTTTGGTGCACTGGTATTAGTGCCGATACTTACAGGACTAGATGCAAATGTAGCTCTCTTTACAGCCGGTCTTGGCACGCTACTTTTTCAGCTAGTCACTAGAAAAAATGTTCCGCCTATTTTTTTAGCAAGCTCCTTTGCTTTTATCGCGCCACTTCAGTACGGTATCGAAAAATGGGGCATAGCCGTGACGATGGGAGGCGTTATATTTGCTGGATTTTTCTATGTTGCTTTAAGTCTTGTGGTCCGATTTGGCGGAGAGAAAATTTTGCATAAAATTTTGCCTCCAGTTGTCGTTGGACCTGTCATCATGACAATAGGCCTTATCCTTGCTCCAAATGCCGTCAAAATGGCAACATCAGCTACTGAAATTTATACCCAAAACGAGGCGATGATCGTCGCTGGCATTTCGCTAGTGGCTACTATTTTAGTGATGATGCTTGGGCGTGGCATGTTTAGGCTTATACCTATTTTGCTTGGTATTATCACCGGATACATCGTAGCTTACTGCTTTGGCATGGTTGATTTTACCCCTATCTTTAATGCACCTTGGTTTAGAATGCCAAATTTCACTACACCAAAATTTGAGTTTGAAGCAATCATTTATATGATACCTATCGCTATTGCTCCAGCAATCGAGCATATCGGAGATATGCTTGCTATCTCAAATGTTACAAAAGAAGATTTTCTAAAAAATCCAGGCCTTAAAAATACGCTCCTTGGAGATGGTCTTGCCACTTCGCTTGCTGCTTTTTTTGGTGGTCCGCCAAACACCACCTACTCAGAGGTCACAGGCGCAGTTAGCCTTACAAAAGCTTATAATCCAGCGATTATGACCTTTGCGGCTATCACTGCCATTGTGCTAGCCTTTGTTGGCAAGCTAGGAGCGGTGCTCTCAACTATCCCAGCCCCAGTCATAGGCGGTATCATGCTGCTACTTTTTGGCATCATCGCAAGCGTTGGCATGGAGACGCTTATAAAAAATAAAGTCGATCTTGCAGACCCTAGAAACATGATAATCGTAGCCCTCATCTTCATCTTTGCCATCGGCGGCATGGTGCTTGACCTTGGAGCGGTTAAATTTTCAGGTATAGGGCTTGGTGCGGTTACTGGTATAGTTTTAAATTTGCTTTTACCAAAGACAAAGCATTATGAAGGATATTAA
- a CDS encoding M99 family carboxypeptidase catalytic domain-containing protein has protein sequence MRKFLLFLLTFTTASLANTLDYALIKKGEPSENTMLLIGGIQGDEPGGFLAASIVATDYNITKGSLWVVPNLNFPSIIERSRGTKGDMNRKFAHVDKNDPDYNSVMKIKDVITDKNVTLILNLHDGSGYYRDKFINKDENPDKWGNTCIIDQSTLPGSKYPELESIASSVKDVLNKHLMDQKHQYHIKNTHTAMGDKEMLKSLTYYAITQNKSAFANEASKNLNAEQRTYYHLIAIEEYMKKAGISFTRPFNLDVKSVKKAIEKEIRLELENSYAISLKNLKPLINFVPLKKGELNYSSPNPLIAVIKENGSFKVQYGNRFVTRLKPQYFEFTKPLEEISLISDGSELTLKSGDKFSVKKSFKIKSLKNVRVNVIGYGTKSIDESEQEVTKNSLNKSYSIDKDGKIYRVEFYKNEDGKEKFAGMILAEFR, from the coding sequence ATGCGTAAATTTTTACTTTTTTTACTAACCTTTACCACTGCTAGTTTAGCCAATACTTTAGACTATGCGCTTATCAAAAAAGGTGAGCCAAGCGAGAACACGATGTTGTTAATCGGCGGTATTCAAGGCGATGAGCCGGGTGGATTTTTGGCAGCCTCTATCGTGGCAACTGACTATAACATCACAAAAGGCTCGCTTTGGGTCGTGCCAAATTTAAATTTCCCAAGCATAATCGAGCGAAGTCGTGGCACAAAAGGAGATATGAATAGAAAATTTGCCCATGTTGATAAAAACGATCCAGACTATAACTCAGTGATGAAGATAAAAGACGTCATCACTGATAAAAACGTTACGCTCATCTTAAATTTACACGATGGAAGCGGATATTACAGAGATAAATTTATAAACAAAGATGAAAATCCAGATAAATGGGGCAATACTTGCATCATTGATCAAAGCACGCTTCCTGGCTCAAAATATCCAGAGCTTGAAAGTATCGCTTCAAGCGTGAAAGACGTGCTAAATAAACATCTAATGGATCAAAAGCACCAGTATCACATCAAAAACACGCACACCGCAATGGGCGATAAAGAGATGCTAAAAAGCCTAACTTACTATGCTATCACGCAAAATAAATCAGCCTTTGCAAACGAAGCTAGTAAAAATTTAAATGCCGAGCAAAGGACTTATTACCATCTAATCGCCATTGAAGAATATATGAAAAAGGCTGGCATCAGCTTTACTAGGCCGTTTAACCTTGATGTTAAAAGCGTAAAAAAAGCAATCGAAAAAGAGATTAGACTTGAACTTGAAAATTCATACGCGATAAGCCTTAAAAATCTAAAGCCTTTAATAAATTTTGTCCCACTTAAAAAAGGTGAGTTAAACTATAGCTCACCAAATCCACTAATAGCTGTGATAAAAGAAAATGGTAGCTTCAAAGTGCAGTATGGCAACCGCTTTGTTACTAGATTAAAACCACAATATTTTGAGTTTACAAAGCCACTTGAGGAAATTTCGCTAATAAGTGACGGCAGCGAGCTTACATTAAAAAGTGGTGATAAATTTAGCGTAAAAAAGAGCTTTAAAATAAAATCACTCAAAAACGTGCGCGTAAATGTCATAGGATATGGCACAAAAAGCATAGATGAGAGCGAACAAGAAGTGACTAAAAATAGCCTAAACAAAAGCTACAGCATCGATAAAGATGGCAAAATTTATAGAGTCGAGTTTTATAAAAACGAAGATGGCAAAGAGAAATTTGCTGGCATGATCTTAGCGGAGTTTAGATGA
- the tsaD gene encoding tRNA (adenosine(37)-N6)-threonylcarbamoyltransferase complex transferase subunit TsaD yields the protein MILGIESSCDDSSVALIDEHTLEKIYYKKISQEEEHAIFGGVVPELAARLHTKALPALLENILPNFKDIKAIAVTNEPGLSVSLIGGVSMAKALSVALNIPLIAVNHLVGHIYSLFLDREATFPLGVLLVSGGHTMILEVSENDEILELASTGDDSFGESFDKVAKMLDLGYPGGAVVQQNALLCKDKERFHFTIPLLHDKRLEYSFSGLKNQVRVEISKLESITQKDIADICYAFENTACEHILNKLEKVFWLRKFKRFGVVGGASANLNLRKRLEVLCQKNECELLLAPLEFCSDNALMIARAGREKYLKGEFVSHSELNINPRVSFKKLELN from the coding sequence ATGATACTTGGCATCGAAAGTAGCTGTGACGATAGCTCGGTCGCACTCATAGATGAACACACTTTAGAGAAGATTTATTATAAAAAAATTTCTCAAGAAGAGGAGCACGCTATCTTTGGTGGCGTGGTTCCTGAGCTTGCAGCTAGACTTCATACAAAGGCACTGCCAGCACTTTTAGAGAATATCTTGCCAAATTTTAAAGATATAAAAGCAATCGCTGTGACAAATGAGCCAGGGTTAAGTGTGAGCCTAATAGGTGGCGTCAGCATGGCAAAAGCGCTAAGCGTGGCTCTTAATATCCCGCTAATTGCCGTAAATCACCTAGTTGGTCACATCTACTCACTATTTTTAGATCGCGAAGCCACCTTTCCACTTGGCGTCCTGCTAGTTAGTGGCGGGCATACGATGATCTTAGAAGTAAGCGAAAATGATGAAATTTTGGAGCTTGCAAGCACTGGCGATGATAGCTTTGGTGAGAGCTTTGACAAGGTTGCTAAAATGCTTGATCTTGGCTATCCAGGCGGTGCCGTAGTTCAGCAAAATGCCCTACTTTGCAAAGACAAAGAGAGGTTTCATTTTACCATTCCACTTCTTCACGATAAACGCCTTGAATATAGTTTTTCAGGGCTTAAAAACCAAGTCAGAGTCGAAATTTCAAAGCTAGAAAGTATCACACAAAAGGATATCGCTGACATCTGCTACGCATTTGAAAATACTGCCTGTGAGCACATTTTAAACAAGCTTGAAAAGGTCTTTTGGTTAAGAAAATTTAAGCGTTTTGGCGTAGTTGGCGGTGCAAGTGCAAATCTAAATTTACGAAAAAGGCTTGAGGTGCTTTGTCAAAAAAACGAGTGCGAGCTTTTGCTAGCTCCACTTGAGTTTTGCTCTGATAACGCCTTAATGATAGCAAGAGCGGGACGTGAGAAGTACCTAAAAGGCGAGTTTGTAAGCCATAGCGAGCTAAATATAAATCCAAGAGTTAGCTTTAAAAAGCTTGAGTTAAATTAA